The following coding sequences lie in one Crassostrea angulata isolate pt1a10 chromosome 10, ASM2561291v2, whole genome shotgun sequence genomic window:
- the LOC128168126 gene encoding uncharacterized protein LOC128168126 isoform X1: MAKLTPFQKLKRAVSRLSVTSGSKFIQPDFEDSDIEFNANTYRPDFVSESRPDFASGSSKNYKNISQTSPPLFYSNDDLNFNYPSVGLNPHEASSSQAASFERTTFPPFDRHEISRVPDPSDAHNATDGYNTPNANNINNESNAPDLSDAHNTQNLPSAHNVKDGFNAPDLSDAHNAPNASQASKTSNPPQNLPRTSQEFVIPENTAANSQTAGRNSFFSTFRMSSNIKLDKFKGDGSQDVNAWFTNFGQWAKFHDLPDSKIIDAFPFYLEGHAKIWYDSLSPEQKVNPATLTNLFQERFKELENFLDLSVLQMKQKGTEPVGEFLSRLVSLASIKNIPEKVLLSVAMNGLRSDIKTYVVTQNPKTMEQLRQIAILAEKSQPSQITTLETYETLLSEIKNLKEKIETL; the protein is encoded by the coding sequence ATGGCCAAATTAACGCCGTTTCAAAAACTTAAAAGAGCTGTGTCGAGACTTTCGGTAACATCTGGCTCGAAATTTATTCAGCCTGATTTTGAAGATTCAGACATTGAATTTAACGCTAACACATATAGACCAGATTTCGTATCAGAATCGAGACCAGATTTTGCATCAGGATCGAGCAAGAACTATAAAAACATTTCGCAAACTTCCCCGCCTTTGTTTTATTCTAATGATGATTTAAATTTCAACTATCCATCTGTGGGACTAAATCCACACGAGGCATCTTCATCCCAGGCGGCTTCCTTCGAAAGGACTACATTTCCGCCCTTCGATAGACACGAAATCAGCAGAGTCCCGGACCCGTCAGACGCACACAACGCTACGGACGGATATAACACTCCGAACGCAAACAACATCAACAACGAATCCAACGCCCCGGACCTTTCGGACGCACACAACACCCAAAACCTTCCGAGCGCACATAACGTCAAGGACGGATTCAACGCCCCGGACCTTTCGGACGCGCACAACGCCCCGAACGCATCGCAGGCCTCCAAGACAAGCAACCCACCGCAGAACCTACCTCGAACCAGCCAGGAATTTGTAATACCAGAAAATACGGCTGCCAACTCACAGACAGCAGGTAGAAACTCATTTTTCTCTACCTTTAGAATGTCTTCTAACATTAAATTAGACAAATTTAAAGGAGATGGCTCTCAGGACGTAAATGCATGGTTTACAAATTTTGGGCAATGGgcaaaatttcatgatttgcctGATTCTAAAATTATTGATGCTTTTCCGTTTTATTTAGAGGGGCATGCAAAAATTTGGTATGATTCTTTGTCACCTGAACAAAAAGTAAATCCTGCGACACTTACAAACTTGTTTCAAGAAAGGTTTAAAGAATTAGAAAACTTTTTGGATTTGTCGGTACTTCAAATGAAGCAAAAGGGGACAGAACCTGTGGGAGAATTTTTGTCCAGACTGGTCAGTTTAGCTTCTATTAAAAATATTCCAGAGAAAGTTTTACTTTCAGTTGCAATGAATGGTTTAAGATCTGATATTAAAACATACGTTGTTACCCAGAACCCCAAAACAATGGAACAGTTAAGGCAAATTgcaattttggctgaaaaatctcAACCAAGTCAAATTACAACGTTAGAGACGTATGAAACTTTGTTGTCGGAGATTAAgaacttaaaagaaaaaattgagacactctaa
- the LOC128168126 gene encoding uncharacterized protein LOC128168126 isoform X2, with protein MAKLTPFQKLKRAVSRLSVTSGSKFIQPDFEDSDIEFNANTYRPDFVSESRPDFASGSSKNYKNISQTSPPLFYSNDDLNFNYPSVGLNPHEASSSQAASFERTTFPPFDRHEISRVPDPSDAHNATDGYNTPNANNINNESNAPDLSDAHNTQNLPSAHNVKDGFNAPDLSDAHNAPNASQASKTSNPPQNLPRTSQEFVIPENTAANSQTAGKGLLPRLRRREFWVI; from the exons ATGGCCAAATTAACGCCGTTTCAAAAACTTAAAAGAGCTGTGTCGAGACTTTCGGTAACATCTGGCTCGAAATTTATTCAGCCTGATTTTGAAGATTCAGACATTGAATTTAACGCTAACACATATAGACCAGATTTCGTATCAGAATCGAGACCAGATTTTGCATCAGGATCGAGCAAGAACTATAAAAACATTTCGCAAACTTCCCCGCCTTTGTTTTATTCTAATGATGATTTAAATTTCAACTATCCATCTGTGGGACTAAATCCACACGAGGCATCTTCATCCCAGGCGGCTTCCTTCGAAAGGACTACATTTCCGCCCTTCGATAGACACGAAATCAGCAGAGTCCCGGACCCGTCAGACGCACACAACGCTACGGACGGATATAACACTCCGAACGCAAACAACATCAACAACGAATCCAACGCCCCGGACCTTTCGGACGCACACAACACCCAAAACCTTCCGAGCGCACATAACGTCAAGGACGGATTCAACGCCCCGGACCTTTCGGACGCGCACAACGCCCCGAACGCATCGCAGGCCTCCAAGACAAGCAACCCACCGCAGAACCTACCTCGAACCAGCCAGGAATTTGTAATACCAGAAAATACGGCTGCCAACTCACAGACAGCAG gGAAAGGGCTACTCCCCAGGTTGAGGAGGAGAGAATTCTGGGTTATATAA